In the candidate division TA06 bacterium genome, GCAGGCACACGTTGAGTCTCCCAGGGTGTGAACTGGACCTCTCGGAGAGAACGTACATCATGGGAGTACTGAACGTTACACCGGACTCTTTCTCCGATGGAGACCAGCATTTTGAGTTCAATGAGGCAGTTGATTGGGGGATGAAGATAGCAGATGATGGTGCTGACGTCATTGACATTGGAGGTGAGTCCACCAGGCCGGGCTCAGATGCAGTAGGCGTCGAAGAAGAACTGGCCAGAGTGATCCCGGTCATTGAGGCCCTCTCCAGAGACTGTGAGGTCCCTCTATCAATAGATACTTGTAAGAGCAAGGTGGCAAAGGAAGCGGTCAGGGCAGGATGCAAAATTGTGAACGACATCAGCGGACTCACCCTCGACTCACTCATGGCAGAGACCGTCGCTCAGACTGGCGCCGCTCTCATTGTGGGACATATCAGAGGTAATCCCAAGACCATGCAGGAGAACCCCCATTATAAAGATGTGATGAGCGAAATCACATGTGAATTGCGACAGCAGGTCCAGTTAGCCGAGTCAAAAGGGGTTGTCCCGTCCCGAATTGTCGTTGACCCGGGAATTGGTTTTGGCAAACGTTTACAGGATAATCTGACAATAATTCGCAGACTGGGAGAACTTAAGTCTCTTGGGAAGCCCATAATAGTGGGGCCTTCCAGAAAATCCTTCATCGGAAAGGTTCTGGATTTGCCGGTTAATGAGAGGCTTGAGGGGACAGCCTCGGCCGTGGCAATAGCAATCGCAAAAGGGGCCCATATTGTGCGGGTCCACGATGTGAAAGAGATGAAGCGTGTGTGTTCACTCGCTGATGCCATTGTCAAAGGCACACCACAACAGTAGCCCTGAAAGCTTCCATGACGGATAAGTAGACAGGACAGCTCACTCTTCAGCCGTTTCAAGTTATCAGGAGCAATCTATGGAGTTTCTACAGTTCAGATTCGTCGATTTTATAGATGTAGTGGTAGTCGCATTCATTGTCTATCAGTTCTTGAGATTCATAAAAGGAACAAGAGCAACCCAGATGCTTATCGGTCTCGGTCTCCTTTTTGTCCTTGCTCTGGTTGCGAACTTCTGGGAGCTTTACGGGTTAAAATGGATTGTGGCTAGCTTCAAGACCATCTGGATTGTAGCATTTGTGATTGTCTTCCAGCCAGAGATAAGACGCGCACTGGCCGAGCTTGGAAGGAGCAGGGTAGTCCGCTTTTTCTTCAAGGTTAGCCCGGTAAGACCAATAAAGGAGGTAGTGAAGGCTTCGGAACTTCTCAGAAGTCGGAGGATAGGCGGACTTGTGGTGCTCGAGGCAGAAGTGGGTCTTAGAAACTACGTTCAGACTGGCACAAAAATAGACGCACGGGTATCAGCAGATCTGATCGCATCCATATTTACTCCCAAATCTCCGCTGCATGACGGCGCGGTGATAGTGGCCGAAGACACGATCTTGGCTGCATCATGCATACTCCCTCTCTCGGACAGTCCTATCCTGGACAAGAAGCTGGGTACCAGGCATCGAGCGGCCCTGGGCCTTTCTGAAGAGACGGACGCAGCGTGCATCGTCGTCAGCGAGGAGACAGGCAGCATCTCTTTTGCGCACAGAGGTAAGCTGATACACGGCCTTACTTTTCTCGATTTAGAAAAGAAACTGGTTAGCGTCATGCCATAGAAAGGACTGGGCAGCGAATGACAACAGATCTGGTGAAGAACTTGAGAAGGTGGGGCTTCGGTTTCGTATTTGTGGCATCGTTTGCAGGTTATCTCTGGACACTCGCCCCCACTGTCTCCTTCTGGGACTGCGGCGAGTTCATTGCTACATCCTACATACTGGGTGTTCCGCATCCGCCCGGGACTCCTCTTCAGATACTGATAGGCAGAATCTTCTCCATGATCCCTTTCTCCAGCGAGATCGCCTA is a window encoding:
- the folP gene encoding dihydropteroate synthase, translating into MRLDSSDEAFDEVRRIGVDQYAVPILASKAFGLSIKVESLDCAQSNIIKQTALSVGADAAVARPVITGCSEKTDLILFANHRQMGEITRRLEVQPFGLKQIAQGLNEVLSHSSCRHTLSLPGCELDLSERTYIMGVLNVTPDSFSDGDQHFEFNEAVDWGMKIADDGADVIDIGGESTRPGSDAVGVEEELARVIPVIEALSRDCEVPLSIDTCKSKVAKEAVRAGCKIVNDISGLTLDSLMAETVAQTGAALIVGHIRGNPKTMQENPHYKDVMSEITCELRQQVQLAESKGVVPSRIVVDPGIGFGKRLQDNLTIIRRLGELKSLGKPIIVGPSRKSFIGKVLDLPVNERLEGTASAVAIAIAKGAHIVRVHDVKEMKRVCSLADAIVKGTPQQ
- a CDS encoding TIGR00159 family protein, which translates into the protein MEFLQFRFVDFIDVVVVAFIVYQFLRFIKGTRATQMLIGLGLLFVLALVANFWELYGLKWIVASFKTIWIVAFVIVFQPEIRRALAELGRSRVVRFFFKVSPVRPIKEVVKASELLRSRRIGGLVVLEAEVGLRNYVQTGTKIDARVSADLIASIFTPKSPLHDGAVIVAEDTILAASCILPLSDSPILDKKLGTRHRAALGLSEETDAACIVVSEETGSISFAHRGKLIHGLTFLDLEKKLVSVMP